A genomic stretch from Ovis canadensis isolate MfBH-ARS-UI-01 breed Bighorn chromosome 5, ARS-UI_OviCan_v2, whole genome shotgun sequence includes:
- the TPGS1 gene encoding tubulin polyglutamylase complex subunit 1, with product MAALPVPLPSAKMAAVEKRRQAVAQATSFTDSGRPGVPRAAATAESEEDFLRQVGVTEMLRAALLKVLEARPEEPIAFLAHYFENMGLRSPANGGAGEPPGQLLLQQQRLGRALWHLRLAHHSQRTAFNNNVGVAYECLSASGRKKKPGLDGRTYSELLKRICRDGEAPEEVVAPLLRKIQCRDHEAVPLAVFRAGMLTCFVLLEFVARAGALYRLLEDPGLAVADRRLGQAVLDTLEGALQASDDTAPARYLEAGSRLGPDSLALAMDRALVARRPSAPMTREEFLEKAAALFIAKVKPVG from the exons ATGGCAGCGCTTCCGGTCCCTCTGCCCTCAGCGAAGATGGCGGCAGTGGAGAAGCGGCGGCAGGCGGTGGCACAGGCAACCAGTTTCACAGACAGCGGCCGGCCGGGGGTGCCCCGAGCGGCGGCGACGGCCGAGAGTGAAGAGGACTTCCTGCGACAGGTCGGCGTGACGGAGATGCTACGCGCGGCCCTGCTAAAGGTGCTGGAGGCGCGACCGGAGGAGCCCATCGCCTTTCTGGCTCACTACTTCGAGAACATGGGCCTGCGGTCTCCGGCAAACGGCGGCGCCGGGGAGCCTCCGGGCCAGCTCCTGCTGCAGCAGCAGCGCCTGGGCCGCGCACTGTGGCATCTTCGCCTGGCTCACCACTCCCAGAG GACGGCCTTCAACAACAACGTCGGCGTGGCCTACGAGTGCCTGAGCGCCAGCGGGCGCAAGAAGAAGCCGGGGCTGGACGGGCGCACGTATAGCGAGCTGCTGAAGCGCATCTGCCGCgacggagaggcccccgaggaggtGGTGGCGCCACTGCTGCGCAAGATCCAGTGCCGGGACCACGAGGCAGTGCCGCTGGCCGTGTTCCGCGCGGGGATGCTCACCTGCTTCGTGCTGCTGGAGTTCGTGGCGCGCGCCGGCGCCCTCTATCGGCTGCTGGAGGACCCGGGCCTGGCCGTGGCTGACCGCCGCTTGGGCCAGGCCGTGCTGGACACGCTGGAGGGGGCCCTGCAGGCCAGCGACGACACTGCGCCCGCGCGCTACCTGGAGGCGGGTTCGCGCCTGGGGCCCGACAGCCTGGCGCTGGCTATGGACCGCGCGCTGGTGGCCCGACGACCCAGCGCCCCCATGACCCGGGAGGAGTTCCTGGAGAAGGCCGCGGCCCTCTTCATCGCTAAGGTCAAGCCCGTGGGCTGA
- the CDC34 gene encoding ubiquitin-conjugating enzyme E2 R1: protein MARPLVPSSQKALLLELKGLQEEPVEGFRVTLVDEGDLYNWEVAIFGPPNTYYEGGYFKARLKFPIDYPYSPPAFRFLTKMWHPNIYETGDVCISILHPPVDDPQSGELPSERWNPTQNVRTILLSVISLLNEPNTFSPANVDASVMYRKWKESKGKDREYTDIIRKQVLGTKVDAERDGVKVPTTLAEYCVKTKAPVPDEGSDLFYDDYYEDGEAEADSCFGDDEDDSGTEES from the exons ATGGCCCGGCCGCTGGTGCCCAGCTCGCAGAAGGCGTTGTTGCTGGAGCTCAAGGGGCTGCAAGAGGAGCCGGTGGAGGGCTTTCGGGTGACCCTGGTGGACGAGGGCGACCTGTACAACTGGGAGGTGGCCATCTTCGGACCCCCCAACACTTACTACGAGGGCGGCTACTTCAAG GCACGCCTCAAGTTCCCCATCGACTACCCTTACTCCCCTCCTGCCTTTCGGTTCCTGACCAAGATGTGGCACCCCAACATCTACGAG ACTGGGGACGTTTGCATCTCGATTCTCCACCCTCCAGTGGATGACCCCCAGAGCGGGGAGCTGCCCTCAGAACGGTGGAACCCCACGCAGAATGTCAG GACCATCCTCCTGAGTGTCATCTCCCTCCTCAACGAACCCAACACCTTCTCGCCAGCCAACGTGGACGCCTCTGTGATGTACAGGAAGTGGAAAGAGAGCAAAGGCAAGGACCGCGAGTACACGGACATCATCCG GAAGCAGGTCCTGGGGACCAAGGTGGACGCAGAGCGGGATGGCGTGAAGGTACCCACCACACTGGCTGAGTACTGCGTGAAGACCAAGGCCCCAGTGCCGGACGAGGGCTCCGACCTCTTCTATGATGACTACTATGAGGATGGCGAGGCTGAGGCCGACAGCTGCTTCGGGGACGATGAGGATGACTCAGGCACCGAAGAGTCCTGA
- the GZMM gene encoding granzyme M produces the protein MLLLLVVLEALWAGGNTFETHIIGGREAVPHSRPYMVSLQKSGSHLCGGVLLRQNWVLTAAHCLTQPTQQLRLVLGLHVLGDPSLTCRIRKMVLHPKYKPAPHLENDLALLKLDGKVKPSKKIRPLDLPRGRQAVATGTRCSLAGWGQTHQPGNLARALQELDLRVLDTSMCNNSRFWHGDISPHMICLAADSKSQAPCKGDSGGPVVCRRGQVAGILSFSSENCTNIFKPPVAVAVAPYMSWIKNTLRHNSSPPSP, from the exons ATGCTGCTCCTGCTGGTGGTCCTGGAAGCCCTGTGGGCAG gaGGCAACACCTTCGAGACCCACATCATTGGGGGTCGAGAGGCTGTCCCCCACTCACGCCCATACATGGTCTCGCTGCAGAAGTCTGGCAGCCACCTATGTGGTGGGGTGCTCCTGCGCCAGAATTGGGTGTTGACAGCTGCCCACTGCCTGACCCAGCC GACGCAGCAGCTGAGGCTTGTGCTGGGGCTTCATGTGCTGGGAGACCCCAGCCTTACCTGCCGCATCAGGAAGATGGTCCTGCATCCCAAATACAAGCCAGCCCCTCATCTGGAGAATGACCTCGCGCTGCTAAAG CTGGACGGGAAGGTGAAGCCCAGCAAGAAAATCCGGCCCCTGGACTTGCCCCGAGGGCGCCAGGCGGTGGCCACAGGCACCCGGTGCAGCTTGGCCGGCTGGGGCCAGACCCACCAGCCTGGGAACCTGGCCAGGGCACTGCAGGAGCTGGACTTGCGTGTGCTGGACACCAGCATGTGCAACAACAGTCGGTTCTGGCATGGCGACATCAGCCCCCACATGATCTGCCTGGCAGCTGACTCCAAGAGCCAGGCCCCCTGCAAG GGGGACTCAGGTGGGCCGGTGGTGTGCAGAAGAGGCCAAGTGGCCGGAatcctgtccttcagctctgaGAACTGCACCAACATCTTCAAACCCCCCGTGGCTGTCGCTGTGGCCCCCTACATGTCCTGGATCAAGAACACCCTCCGCCACAACAGCTCACCTCCCTCTCCTTGA